The nucleotide sequence CAGGAAAATGTTCAGATGCCTGTCTTTGATCTCGTCGATCAGCACAAAATGATGGCGCTGGTCAATGAGCATAACTGGACGCTGGTCGATGTGCGCTCCAGTGACTGGTTCAATGGCTGGCCGTCTGATAATACCGGGGTAGGAGGCCACATTCCCGGAGCCCGTAATTTTGATCTTAACTGGTTGCTGAATGAAAGCCATGAGCTGAATAAAGTGACTGAAAGGCTGTTCCAGAGTAAAAGGATGCGCAAAGCGCCGGGGATTGTTATCTATGGCTCTGATCAGTATGAGGCGCAAATTCTGGCAGACTGGCTGGTGGCTGAACAGGGGTTTGAAAACTCAGACATTCGCATTTTCCCTTTTGGTTTTTCAGGGTGGCTCAAATCCGGTGGTGATGTTGAAACCATGCCATCCTATACCCGTCTGGTGCCGCCTGTCTGGCTTGAAAAACAGATGCAGAAGCCTCAGCCACCAGTGATTCTGGATGTTTCTTACGGTTCAGGCATTCGATACCGCCTGACCCATATTCCGCAGGCTGTTCATGTTGATACGTCATGGATTGAATCCAGGCCTCTGTGGAATGTGGTTCCTGAAAATGAACTTCAACAGACGTTAAAGCATCTTGGCATCTCGCAGAATAAGCAAGTCGTCGTTTATGGCCAGGATATGACCGCCGCTGCAAGAATGGTCAGTGTGTTGGATGCCATGGGCGTAAACGATGTACGACTCCTTAACGGAGGTTTAAAAGCCTGGATTGAACAGGACAATGCTGTCCAGTCTGGCTGGGTGACACCTGAGCCAGTCGAAACATTTGGAGCTGCGGAATTCAAAGATGTGTGGGTGGATACAGAAAGAGTGAAAGCAATTCTGAATAATGACTCTGAACATCTGATTAGCGTTCGTTCATGGCGTGAGTTTACGGGGGAAAACAGCGGATACAGCTATATCAACGCTAAAGGGCGTATCCCCGGTGCTGTATGGGGGCATTCGGGAACCGATCCCTACAGTATGCAGGATTATATTAATCCGGATGGCACCTTAAGAGAGATTCGGGACATTGCCGCTTACTGGCAGCAACTATCTCCAACAGAAGAGACTGTTATGGCGTTCTACTGTGGCACAGGCTGGCGAGCCAGTTTGTCCTGGTTTGCAGCCCGTTTGCTGGGGTATGAAAACGCCAGAATATACGATGGTGGCTGGATGGAATGGAGCAGCGACCCCCGTCGTCCAAGGGAAGCAGGTTAAGCGGTGAAGGATTTATTGAAACAGCGGTTAAACCGACTGGCGCAGCAAAACCATCGTGAGCTTATGGTGATCAGCGGTGAACAGGACTGGTGCCTGCGCACCGTTAACGCATTACTGCCATGCCTGCATGAAGAGCAGGGGCTCCGGCTGGGCCTCTGGTTGGGCAAAGGTGCGCCAGATACTGTTCCTGCTATTCAGGCTGGCAAAGCGACCAGCTGGTTAGGTCGGGAACGGCAGTTTGTGGTGTTTAACGCCTGGTCCGGGTTTGATGTTGATGCTTTTGGTGCTATCAGTGGTGTCGTTAAAGGTGGTGGTGTGATGTTTCTGCTGGTTCCTGTTCTGGATCAGTGGAGCCTGCTGGAAGACCCAGAGCATCGTCGTATAACTGTCTATCCGGAAAATGAGAACCGGGTAACAGGAAGATATATCCAGCGCTTGGCCGGACTGTTGGCTAAATCCGAACACTGTAGCCTTATTCAGCAGAATAAAACACCGGTCTGGCAGGCATTACCCAACCCTGATATTGAGACAGAAACCCGGGATAGCTGTGGTTATTGTCAGACACAAGAACAGGCGCTGGCAGTTGAAGCCATTAAAAAGGTGGCAACAGGTCATCGCCGTCGTCCATTGGTGCTGACGGCAGATCGCGGGCGTGGAAAAAGCGCGGCGCTGGGTATTGCGGCGGCGCAGTTACTGAGCCATGGGTTAAACCGGATTGTGGTCACAGGACCTTCGCTGGCATCTACCGAACAGGTGTTTCAACACGCTGATGAATGCCTTGGAAACGACAGTCTTTCCCCAGGTACGTTTTCCAGGGGTACGTTTTCCAGAGGAAGAGTGCAGTGGCAGGACAAGTCGGTTCAGTTTATGGCACCTGACGAAATTGTCGGACACCCCGTTGACTGCGACCTGATGCTGGTGGATGAAGCGGCTGCGTTGCCAGTTCCTTTGCTTGAGTCCCTGCTACGACAACAGTCGCGTATTGTTTTTTCTTCGACGATCCACGGTTATGAAGGTACCGGACGTGGTTTTGCCATACGCTTTCGTAAAAAACTGGATGCTATAGCGCCAAAATGGCGAGCTTTGCATATAAAGCAGGCGATTCGCTGGGCAGACCATGACCCGCTGGAACAACTGGTTTTTTCCAGCCTGTTGCTGAATGCCAGACCAGCCGAAGATCATCAGGTTGAAGGCGCAACGGCTGAACAGTGTGAGTGGGTTCGCTTTGACCGTGACCAGTTAATGCACGATGAGCCGATGGTCGCTCAGGCGTTTGGGCTGCTGGTGCTTGCCCACTATCGTACCCGGCCTTTTGACTTACGACATTTTTTAGATGGTCCGAATATAGAAGTTTATGGTCTTCTGTATCAGGGCTGTCTGACAGGAACGGTTCTGGCAGCAAGAGAGGGAGCGATTAACGCATCGATGCAGGAACCGGTCTGGCTCGGACAACGGCGGGTGCGTGGGCATCTGATTCCCCAGTCATTGAGCAATCATGCCGGGATTCCGGAAGCGATCAGACAAAAAGGGTTACGAATCCTGAGGATTGCTGTTCATCCGGCAGTCCAGAGAAATGGACTGGGAGCCGATATGCTGAACCGTCTGGCACAATCTGCCAGTGACAAGGGGTTTGATTATCTTGGAACCAGTTTTGGTGCCACCTCCGGTCTGCTGAGTTTCTGGCAGAACAGTGGTTACCTGCCGGTACGAACCGGTTTGCAGAGAGAAGCGGCCAGTGGTTGTTATTCGCTGATGATGTTGCAGGCTCTTTCGGAGGCAGGCAGAGAACTGCTGGGGGAAGCCCGTTCCCGCTTTTACGACAACCTCCTGCTGCAGCTTCCCGAAAGCCTTAAAGTGATGGACACTGAACTGGTCAGGCAGTTGTTCAATGGTGCTGGTAACTTCATTTCAGCTGACCTGTCTGAACGAGACTGGCAGGATATTGCTTCATTCAGTCACGGGCAGCGCCTGTTTGAAAGCTGTCTGCCTGCTATTCGGAAATTATTGTTGAATGGGCTGGTTTACCCTGATAGCTGCTCTAATAGCTGCTCTAATAGCTATGAACAGGCTTTGCAGGTATTGACGATGAAAGTGTTGCAACAGCAGAGCTGGAGTAGTCTGGCGCAGCATGAGGGGCTTGCCGGTAAAAAACAGGTTCTGGCCCGTCTCCGAAGTTGTGTTGGAATGCTGGAAACCGCCTTGAAGCACTGATTTATAGCACTGACTTGAAACGCCGATGTCAGCCGCCGTTCTTTTTATCCGAAACCGGACGTTTACTGGCGACTGAAGAGCTACTACTGTCGTATGCCTGATGGATGCGGTAGGTAATGGCACAGACATCATTGGGCAGGGATTTAAGAATGGCGTTTACGCCGCCAGCATTGCGGGTCCAGGTAAAGTCTCCCTGTTCCCGGATAACTTTCCATTCCGGGTTTTGTTCTTTAAAGGCTGAACAGCTGTTTTTAAAAGTGGTGTTGACGACGCTGTACGCCAGACAGCTGCGGCCAAATTTTATAAAGGTGGTGTTTTTCCAGACGCTATCCCGGTCATTACCCCAGGTGGCCATGACATTAAAACTGCGGTCATTAAAATAGCCCGTAGAAGCTACGCCATTGCCGATTCTAGTCATATCACTAAACTCGGTTTCAATGGCTGTATCACAGCGATTGAAACCCGCTTTATGGGCAAGGTCCAGTAAATCCGAGTCTGTGGCAAATAACGGCGTGGCATATAAAGGAAGAGTGGAAAACAGCAAGCCGATCAAACCTGTCCTTGACATCGGTGTGTCCTCTGTCGTTTTCGTCAGCGTATCAAGTCAATAAAAAAGCTTCAATGAAGCGGATAGAAAATTCCTATTGTGACACTGGTGTCAATCATCATATAGTTCGTTCAGAGAATAAGATTCATGTATCAGGAGTTACTCAATGAATCGCTTTACCGTATTTGGTCGCCCTGGCTGTGGTTTCTGTGTTCGTGCTAAACAGTTGCTCGAAGATAAACAGCTGCCCTTCCGTTATATTGACATTCATGCCGAGGGGATCAGCAAGGCTGATCTGGAAAAAACCGTTGGCAAGCCGGTTGAAACCGTTCCGCAGATTTTTCATGGTCAGAAGTATATTGGCGGCTGTACCGATCTGGAAGCGTACCTGAGAGATGAGCTGGTTGATGCCTGAAGGGCGTTAAATCCCTTCGGTCTCAGGCGTAGCGATAAATACGCGACACAGGATTATCACTGATCCGCACCAGTCGCGCATCGCTGCGCTGTAAACGCTCCTGTCGTGTCATCGGGTCAAACGGTTTGATGGGTTTGAAGTCCGGCAGAGGTTGTCCTTTCTCCAGCTGTACAAAGACCGGGATGGGCGTATTGATCTGCCCCGGAAACTGTTTTTTTGACTCAGGGTTCATCTGTCGCTCAGCTTCAATCGTGTCTGGCCACTTCAGGTTTGCCCGCAGGTGAGGTGCCAGCAGTCGTTTAATCACCACAATTTCCGAACCGGGCAACTGCTCCAGTAATGTGATGTCGCGCTCAATGGCAGCGGATGCCATATATTTCTTACGCAGGTGTTCGATGGCTTCTACCGATGTTAAACGAACGGTGCCACTGTGATTAGCAGCCCAGCTGAAACTGATGCGTCTGGGGGGCTGCTGAAACAGTTTCAGTTGCCGGTAACTCTGCACAAAATGAATATGCTGAATTTGCAGTCCTCCCAGCATTCCGTCCCTTAACTGATCAGATGTCTCTTCAATGGCTGCAATATCATCGCCGTAAAGCTTACGGTATTCCCCCATCGCAGCCTTGAACCGGTCTTTTGCCTGGTTCAGTTGTTGCCCCTGAACAAGCGATCTGGCTGAAATACCAATAACGCCGGGAAGACGAGCCGTTTCCTGTTTGTTTTGTTCCGAACTGTAGGTCAGACGGGTAGTGACACTGGCAGCCAGTGTCCGGTCATTCAGAGCGTCAGTGTCGTCTTCCTGCATGACCCAGGCGGGCAGGTCGTGATCATTTAACACGGCTTCACGGAACTGACGATTGATATCAACCAGTTCGATCAGGGTATCTCTGACCGCCATCCGGGCGGCTGTTTTTCTACTCATGGTGCCAGCCTTTCAATGCTCCACCGGGTGTCGTTTGTACGGGTATACTGAAAACGGTCATGCAGGCGATTGGGCCGTCCCTGCCAGAACTCAATCGTTTGCGGCACCACCCGGTAACCGCCCCAGAAGTCAGGCAGAGGTACTTTTCCTTCTTTGAACTTGCGCTTCATTTCATCCAGTTTCAGTTCCAGCATCTTGCGACCCGTAATGACCGAACTCTGATGGGAAACCCAGGCACCCAGCTGACTGCCGTGGGGGCGGCTGGTGAAATACTTCAGGGATTCAGCCGTGGATATTTTTTCTGCTGTTCCCTTAATAATGACCTGACGTTCGAGCGTGACCCAGGGGAACATCAGGGCAACGTGAGGGTTTTCGGAAATCTCCCGGGATTTGTTGCTGGAATAATTGGTAAAGAAAACAAATCCCGATTGATCAAAGTATTTCAACAGAACGGTTCGCAGACTGGGAACACCGTCTGCTGTGGCAGTGGCAATACTCATGGCATTAGGTTCCGGCAACTGTGCTTCCTGCGCCTGCTGAAACCAAAGGGTGAACTGTTCCACCGGATCGGTATTCAGGTCTTCTTTGGTGAGGCCTGCCTGAGTGTAATTCTCTCGAAGGTTACTGATATCCATGTTCGTACTTCTGTGAGGATTTTGAGGGATTGCATTAATGGAATTGTATAACAGGTGCCGGGTACATGAAATGCTCTGTCTGTGACGCGATACGATAGAAAAGACAGCAAGCACTCTACTGAAAAAGACCGATCTGTTGACCTTTGGGAACTCTGAGTGACGAAAAACGATCCTTTTCAAATAACAGAATGATCAGGGACCCTCCGTAAGCGAAATGACCTAACTTATCGCCTTTTTTAACCGGCACCGAAGTTTTGCTACTGATGTCTTTATATTTTTTCTCAAAAACAACCGAACCGACCGTGTTTAAGCCAACTGGCACCATGGCGACATAACCAAAATCCTGTGTTTTGATGACGAAGTAACCGTGAATGAAATGCTCAAAAACGCTGAAGTCGGCGAAATATCCCGCACTGCCTTTGTTAAACAGGGTTGGAGTATCCTCCATGCCAAAATACTGCTGGGAAACCTTCTCTTTTGACTCCTGCACTTCCCCGGATACTGGCGCATGATAATGGTGGTAAGTTGTTGGCAGCAAGATACACGAAACAGCAGTACCACCAACAAAACGGTCGGAAAATTGTGAATGATTCAACAGCTCCATGACGTTAAGTTGCGCATGCCCCTTCAGTGGTATTTTAGCGTCAGTCGTCAAATCGGAATTGATGATATTTAACACACAGTCAGTCGGCGCAACAACGACAGTATCATCATCGATTGCTGCAACAGGCCGAACCCCGGGCTTAAGATTGCGGGTAAAAAATTCATTAAAGGATTGAAAACCACCTTGTGGGACCACAAAGTCTTCCATATGCACAGACGGCTCCTTCAACCATTTCTCTACACCGTGCGCCGAGGCTTTGCTGTCCAGAAATTTGCCGCGTTCAACGACGAAATTTTTTGTCCAGCTCAAACCCGGCTCCTTCCTGACAATGCTCAGGCCATAGGGGTTTTTGTAGTAAAACCAGCGAAAACCTCTGATATACTCAAGGCCGTCGTTTATCCCGGGAAGAAAGTAAAACCAGTCGTTGAAGTAAGTGTACAGATCCTCCATGCTTTTCCCTTGCCAGGGGTTAGGGGTGCCATCCGGTTTCGGCTGCAAATTCCGGAATGCCAGATCCATATTCTCACGAAAAGCTTTGTCTGTATTATACAAATTCTTTAACTGCTTAACGGGCTCTGTGTCGTGCTGATCATCCACTGCGCTGTATACCGACGTCGTTAAAACAAGGCTTGTTAAAACGCCTGAAACTATTCCCCGTCTAAAGGCAGAAGCACAGTGGCTTCTGCCTTTACTGCACTTACCTTTCCCAGTAAGTCTCTTCCAGAGAGTCTTCACGCTCAGGCAAAGCCCGTGACAGGCGTGGAGAACTTTGCGCCAGCACTTCATAGCTGACCCGGTTCGCATATTTGCAGACCTGGGAGAATGATGAATAGGTCAGCCATGGTCGTTCGTGTTTGCCAGAGGTCGGCAGGACTTCACGATGGAAATGGTTGGCTGCAATATCATGAATCACCGCCGACAAAGCACCATCACCAGCACCATTGGTATTCCTGATTTTTTCCGGTCCACCCATATAAGGGCTGATGTGGGAGTAGATTTTCATTGGTTCATCACAATCCACACGACGCAGAGGGCGGCTGAATTCGAAGCGGTTGAAATCACTGATCCCGGCAGAACGGATAGGGTTGTCGGTTTCCCGTGCCAGAGCCGTTTCGGTGTAGCCACAAAGATAAAGCCCTTCAGGGCCGGCAGTCAGCAACGTCATATCGGCAAGTTCCAGAATGGCTTCGCAGGCCAGTAACGGGTCGGTTTGCCCGGTCAGAGCCTGAGCTTCTTCCTCATTCATGGCGACCAGGGTGACATGGTCACGGATAAATTGCTTCAGTGGTTCACGGATATTTTCAACCAGCATATTGGTACCCAGGGTAAGCGCCACAGGAATACCATGGTCGCTGGCAATCTTCGCGGCTTTCAGGGTGGCATGATAAATCGGCAGACTCTCGTCGCCCAGGGTATAGGCACACAGAACCAGAGCCGAACTTCCGGTAATCACCTGTTCCGGAATAAACGTATGACTCAGGTCGTTCATTGAGCCGGGGCTGATGGCAAAGGTGCGCTCTCCGTCTGGCGTAATCAGTGTGTAGCATCGTCCGATGGCGCCTTCTACCGGTTGCAGATAGGCCATATCGACTTTACTGCTGGTATTGCACAAATACCCGTAGGCATAGTCGCCAACCCGGATATTCTGGCTCATGACCCCAAACTGAACGGAACGGTCGTCGGCAAGAATTGAGTAGTTATGCAGAGTGTTGCCAATGGTTCCACCCGCATACTGGTTATCAATGGTGCCAGATTGTTGCAGGAAGCTGTACAGACGGTTGGCAGTATCATTATCAACCCATTGTGAAGCCGCTTTGGTCAGACCAAAGTCAGCAAAAACTGAGTCGTCTACATGAGCATAGATGTCAACCATGTTCTGGTCGATGCCACAGATGTAGGTATTAACGTGTCCGAAAGTGGTACTCTCACGGTCAAAGCGGTTATCGGCGTTGACAGGAAAATAGTGTTTGATTTTGCGACGGCCAGGAAACTTCATAAAGGTGGGATAAAACAACTGTAAAGAAGAGTGCGCGGATTATTCATTAAAAATTGTACAAATTCCAGCCATTCTTACCGAAGTGGGGCAATTTCGGGAAATCTTTGAAGCGGCCGATGATCTGGATCAGGCTATTGAACAGGCTAACCGTTTGCCGTTTGCCGTTTGCCTTTCAGGCGGCAGTGTTCTCTGATCATCAGCCAACGATTCTGCGCGCCTATAAACGACTGGATGCTTCGGCGGTCATGGTGAACCAGCATACTGCCTTTCGCAGCGATGGTATGCCGTTTGCCGGTTTAAAGCAGTCAGGTCTGGGCGTGGGCGGCATTCATCATGCCTTCAGGGAGTTGCAGGTGGAAAAAATGATGGTGATCCATAGCCCGGAACTTTAAGTGGGTTAAGGGCTCGTCAGGGGTTTCATTATTTCAAATAAGCAGCTAGCTTGTTCTGGCAGCGAAGCCTGTGCTGAATTTTCGTCATTACTTTCGATACAGATGCAGGCATAATCAGAATAGGCTTCATAACCTTTTGATCAGGTATGGAAAAAATTTATGACAAGAAAGTACGTGTCTCTGGTATCCGCGCTGGCAGCCGGAACGTTGGCAGCCGTGCTGACAGGTGGATGTACAGTGACCACTGAACGAGATACAGCGGAAGTGACTTCATTAAAAGCGGATACATTAAAAGCGACTACATTAAAAGCGAATATATTAAAACCAGCGAGTGAACAATCAGCAGTCGTTAAAAGCCCGGTCGATAACCGCGATTATCGCTACGTTGTCATGGACAACGGACTCAGGGCGCTGCTGATATCGGATCCTGACACCGACAAGTCTGCCGCTGCGGTCGATGTGAATGTTGGTAGTTATCAGGACCCGGACAACCGGCTGGGGCTGGCGCATTTTCTTGAACACATGCTGTTTATGGGAAATGAGAAATATCCGGAGGTGGATGGCTATTTTGAATTCATCCGCGCCAATGGTGGCAGCGCCAATGCTTACACCGCAGATGTTCGTACCAATTATTACTTTGATATCAATAATGACAACCTGAGATCGGCCCTGGACCAGCTGGCCCAGTTCTTTGTGTCTCCGACCCTTGATCCGGCTTATGTGAACCGGGAGCGAAATGCCGTTGATTCTGAGTACCGCCTGCATGCCAGGGAAGATGGCTGGCGCCTGTTTATGGCACAGAGTGCTACTTCAAACCCGGAACACCCGAAGAGCCGCTTTACCATTGGTGATCTGGATACCCTGAATAACGACGATGGTAAGTCGCTGTGGCAGGATTTGAAGAGCTTTCACGACACTTACTACGTCGCTCCCAGTATGGGGGTAGTGGTTTATGGTCCTGAAACCACCGAACAGCTTGAAACCTGGCTGAAAGAGTCCTTTGCCGATGTACCTGACGGTGGCGGAGTCAAGCCGGACACTCATATCGGCGTGCCGCCTTATGCCGCTGACCAGCTGGGCGTTCGAATCAACCTTGTTCCTCTGAAAGAAACCAGGGTGCTGTCTCTGAGTTTCCCGATGGAAAGTCTGCACCCGTTCTACCACAAAAAGCCTATGGGTTACCTCGCCCGTATTGTTGGCTATGAAGGTGAGGGCAGTCTGCACAGTCTGTTGAAAGAGCAGGGACTGATTGACTCTCTTGCCGCTTACTCCAGTGATGTGCCGGGTGAGTTTGGTGGATTTAATGTTCGTATGGAGCTGACGCCGAAAGGGCTTAAGCAGGTGGATGACATTACAGCGGTGGTGTTTGATTACCTGGACCTGATTCGCCGGGAAGGCATTCAGGAATGGCTGTACGACGAAACCCGTCAGATCTCCGAACTGGGCTTTCGTTATCAGGAAGGCCGAAGCCCACAGCAGACAGCCACCAGTCTGGCGTCACGTATACACTATCTGCCAGCGTCTGACCTGTTGAATTCAACCTATCTTTACGACGACTTTGATCCGGAACTGATTGAGCGCCTGATGGCAAACCTGACTCCGGAAAATGTTCGCCAGACGGTGATTGCCCAGGGGTTGCCAACGGATCAGGTTGAACCTTATTTCGACACCCACTACAGCATCAGGCCGTTGTCGGATAAGCTGCTTAAGCGCCTGAATAAACCAGAGGTTCATAAAGAGCTGACCATTCCGGCTCCGAACCAGTTTATCGCTACTGACCTGGCACTGCGCACCAGCGATAAAGCGGACGAGCCTACACAGATTATCAGTGAGAGAGGGCTGGATGTCTGGAGCATGACCGACAGCAGTTTTCAGGTGCCAAGGGCTTCTGTACGCCTGAAAATTTCTACACCAAAAGCTTCAGATACCGCAAAGGATCAGGTGCTGTTGCAACTGTATCGTACCCTGCTGTCGCGCAGTCTGAATGAATACGGTTATCCTGCCAGGGAAGCGGGTCTGAACTATGGGCTGAGTACCAGCCGTGAAGGCTTGACGGTTGCCTTGTCCGGTTATCAGGACAAACAGGCGTACCTGCTGGAAACCATTTTGAAGGGAATGGATCAGTTCAGTCTGGTGCAGGCGGAATTTGAGCAGGAACGTAATCGATTATTACGTAATCTCAGGAACAAGGCATTTGTCACGCCTTACCGTCAGGGTATGGATCGGGTGAGTCAGCTGTTGTATCCAAACTATCGCAGTGATGAAGAAATGCTGGCCGCTGCTGAAGCAGTAACGTTTGCTGACCTGAAGCAGTATGCCAGTGACTTCTACAACTCCGTGCATATCAGCATGTTGATTTATGGTAATCACTCCCGCAGCGAAGCCATGAAGCTTGGTCAGCTGGTGGAGTCTTATGTCCTGAACGACAGTAACCGTGGTGAACGTTATGATCAGCCGTTTAAAGTCCTGAAAGACGCAAACCTGCGTGAAGCGGCGAACTTTGATCATAATGATGCCCTGTACATTAAATACGTGCAGTTTGATACCACGGAAAATCGTGAGCGGGCGAAATACTCATTGCTGGGTCGTTTGCTGGCAACGCCGTTCTTTAATCAACTGCGGACAGAGCAACAGCTGGGGTACATTGTCACGGCGTCTGCCCGACCAGTAGAGCGTCATCCGGGACTGGTGTTTATTGTGCAGTCCCCCGTGCTGGGACCGGATGGCATTGAACAGCGGGTGGATGAGTTTCTGGCAGGGCAGGTTGAGCGTTTGAACAAACTGAACGATGCCGAGCTGGAAGATTATCGTCAGGGGCTGATCGTAGACCTGACTAAACGTGACACCAACCCGGACGAACGCGCTGGTCGTTTCTGGCAAAGCCTCGACGGTCGTGAAGCGGACTTCAACTATCAGCTGGATATTGCTGAGGCAGTGAAATCCATCAAAGTTGAGGATATCCGGCAGGCGATGACTGAACTGCTGAAACAGCAGGGTCAGATTGTGATTACTTCAAAGGGCAAGCAGAAAGACAGCTGATGTCGTTTTTTGTCTGATCACCAGGCTGGAACTTACCAGCCTGGCTCCCTTTAGGTTATGGAAACGGTTCCTTGTTGGAAAAATTGTTGGCTATTGAGATGCCTTGTCACTGTTTATAAAAATGACAGGGGTTTGCTGTTGTGGCGGATGTTCAGTGCTGGTTTCGTTAGGGCTGTTTTCTTCTGGCTGAGGGTTTGCTGCAATTACTTCGGTTAGTTCTTCTTCAGAAGAGGGAGGTTGTCTTATAAGGTTGGCCGCTATTTGAACAATGAATGCAAAGGCGGTAGTTATTTTATTTACTAAAAAGGTCATTAACTCCATTACGACACCCTCCTGATGTAATGGCGGATGAGTGACGGATACGTAAATAGTCCGTCGCAAGGGATTTATTTCAATGTTACCGGTAGGTGGTATTATACTTTCAATATTTTGAGTGCTGAGCGTTATATGCATTCTGTTCGAAGGAATATAGTGATCCAGCATGAAGTAAATTGTCAGTTGACTGTTATCAGATGAGAAAGAAAAATTAAAGGGGTTCAGAATGAAATGGTGTCTTGTACTAATGAGATTTGATCGTAGTACTTCCATTCCGCTCAACATTTGGCCGAAGGATTCTTCTGTATTCTGAAAGGTATGTGCAATAACAAATCTTTCAAATTTAATATATGTATCTCCTGGTGTTACTTCTCTATAGATACTTCTTGTTAGCGCCTGCTTTTGCGTTGAATTAAGAGCTTCATGGGCTGGCAGGATATAGTTCAGTCCGGCTTCCGGGATTCTTTGTGTGGAATGATTATTTACTGTTGTTACTGAAAAATAGGAAATAGGGTTCCATGGAATCGCCTGAGAAAAGGCATTCATTGTACGGTCAATAGTGTCGGGTGAAAGAGGGGTAATTTGCCCTGCTCCATTGGGGGCGGCTGTGCTTTGAAGTGATGCAGTTAATACAAGGCTGATTATTTGGCTGCCATCCGGAAGCATTGCGCCGAGTTCGGGATGCCAACGGGTGAAGGCTCCGTTATTAACCTGCTGCTCAGCAATTTCGGCAGCACGGGTCATTAAGTTAGAAAGTGTCATGCTTGAGGGGGCGTTGACTCTTATGTTGACCCGAAGGGTATTGCTATTGTTTTCAGCACTTGCACTTGTACTTGCACTTGGAATGTGGTGAAAATTAGGATGACTTAATCTCTGATAGATAAAGTTCAAGTATCGGGATATTGTAGTAGAACCTACATTATTCAATCCGCTAATGTGATAAACCGGTTGTTCTTGTATCTCGGTTACATCGTTGGAAGTTATTTCCTCTACCATAAAGTC is from Endozoicomonas gorgoniicola and encodes:
- a CDS encoding inosine/guanosine kinase; its protein translation is MKFPGRRKIKHYFPVNADNRFDRESTTFGHVNTYICGIDQNMVDIYAHVDDSVFADFGLTKAASQWVDNDTANRLYSFLQQSGTIDNQYAGGTIGNTLHNYSILADDRSVQFGVMSQNIRVGDYAYGYLCNTSSKVDMAYLQPVEGAIGRCYTLITPDGERTFAISPGSMNDLSHTFIPEQVITGSSALVLCAYTLGDESLPIYHATLKAAKIASDHGIPVALTLGTNMLVENIREPLKQFIRDHVTLVAMNEEEAQALTGQTDPLLACEAILELADMTLLTAGPEGLYLCGYTETALARETDNPIRSAGISDFNRFEFSRPLRRVDCDEPMKIYSHISPYMGGPEKIRNTNGAGDGALSAVIHDIAANHFHREVLPTSGKHERPWLTYSSFSQVCKYANRVSYEVLAQSSPRLSRALPEREDSLEETYWER
- a CDS encoding aldehyde dehydrogenase family protein → MNRLTVCRLPFAFQAAVFSDHQPTILRAYKRLDASAVMVNQHTAFRSDGMPFAGLKQSGLGVGGIHHAFRELQVEKMMVIHSPEL
- a CDS encoding insulinase family protein; this translates as MTRKYVSLVSALAAGTLAAVLTGGCTVTTERDTAEVTSLKADTLKATTLKANILKPASEQSAVVKSPVDNRDYRYVVMDNGLRALLISDPDTDKSAAAVDVNVGSYQDPDNRLGLAHFLEHMLFMGNEKYPEVDGYFEFIRANGGSANAYTADVRTNYYFDINNDNLRSALDQLAQFFVSPTLDPAYVNRERNAVDSEYRLHAREDGWRLFMAQSATSNPEHPKSRFTIGDLDTLNNDDGKSLWQDLKSFHDTYYVAPSMGVVVYGPETTEQLETWLKESFADVPDGGGVKPDTHIGVPPYAADQLGVRINLVPLKETRVLSLSFPMESLHPFYHKKPMGYLARIVGYEGEGSLHSLLKEQGLIDSLAAYSSDVPGEFGGFNVRMELTPKGLKQVDDITAVVFDYLDLIRREGIQEWLYDETRQISELGFRYQEGRSPQQTATSLASRIHYLPASDLLNSTYLYDDFDPELIERLMANLTPENVRQTVIAQGLPTDQVEPYFDTHYSIRPLSDKLLKRLNKPEVHKELTIPAPNQFIATDLALRTSDKADEPTQIISERGLDVWSMTDSSFQVPRASVRLKISTPKASDTAKDQVLLQLYRTLLSRSLNEYGYPAREAGLNYGLSTSREGLTVALSGYQDKQAYLLETILKGMDQFSLVQAEFEQERNRLLRNLRNKAFVTPYRQGMDRVSQLLYPNYRSDEEMLAAAEAVTFADLKQYASDFYNSVHISMLIYGNHSRSEAMKLGQLVESYVLNDSNRGERYDQPFKVLKDANLREAANFDHNDALYIKYVQFDTTENRERAKYSLLGRLLATPFFNQLRTEQQLGYIVTASARPVERHPGLVFIVQSPVLGPDGIEQRVDEFLAGQVERLNKLNDAELEDYRQGLIVDLTKRDTNPDERAGRFWQSLDGREADFNYQLDIAEAVKSIKVEDIRQAMTELLKQQGQIVITSKGKQKDS